The Agromyces sp. 3263 DNA segment GTGCGCCTCGGCAGCGGGATCGAGCGCTTCGAGCGCGCCGCGGAGTCGCTCATGACCTGGGGCATCCAGCAGGGCGCCGGCTTCGAGGTCGTCGACGTGTCGACGGGCACGGGCGCGCAGTACCCGGGCATCGTCTACGACGCCGAGGGAGCGCCGCTCGCCGAGCAGCCGTCGCCGCGCACCGAGGAGCGCTTCGGCGCCGACGGCACGCCGTACATCGCCGCCGGCATGACCGCGACGCTGCGTCGTTCGGGCCGCTTCCGCCACCACGACACCCCGGTGCTCGTCGTCTACGTGATCGACGAGCCCGACCGCGTCGGCTTCGCCTACGGCACCACGGCGGAGGGGCCCGAGAGCGGCGAGGAGTCCTTCATCCTCGAGCGCCGCGAGGACGACACCGTGTGGCTCACGATCCGGTCGCTGCTCGGCACCGCCGGCGGCATCCGTCGCCTCGTGGCTCCTCGGCAGCGCCGCAAGCGCCGGGAGCTCACCCGCGTCGAACTGCGGGCCCTGCACCCCGCGGGCGGCGTGTAGCCGGTGGGCTCGGCCCTTCCGCTCGGCGATCCGGCGCCGCTCGACGGCCTCGTCCCGGCATCCGCCGCAGTCGGCGCCCATGAGCGCGCGTTCGGCGTCTACGTGCACGTCCCGTTCTGCCGGGTGCGCTGCGGCTACTGCGACTTCAACACGTACACCGCCGGTGAACTCAGGGGGGCGCGGCAGGTGGACTACGCCGACCACGCGATCGGTGAGATCCGGATGTCGCGACGGGTGCTCGAGGCATCCGGAGTGCCGCATCGCCTCGCCT contains these protein-coding regions:
- a CDS encoding DUF1990 family protein; the protein is MTRRSTFTDQSVTYGAIGATLAPDLLRYPPEGYRPAEDSVRLGSGIERFERAAESLMTWGIQQGAGFEVVDVSTGTGAQYPGIVYDAEGAPLAEQPSPRTEERFGADGTPYIAAGMTATLRRSGRFRHHDTPVLVVYVIDEPDRVGFAYGTTAEGPESGEESFILERREDDTVWLTIRSLLGTAGGIRRLVAPRQRRKRRELTRVELRALHPAGGV